One region of Camelina sativa cultivar DH55 chromosome 6, Cs, whole genome shotgun sequence genomic DNA includes:
- the LOC104791669 gene encoding putative lipid-transfer protein DIR1 — translation MVSSMKFICILGMILLVGAVVDGAGECGRSSPDNEAMKLAPCAGAAQDANAAVPGGCCAQIKRFSQNPKCLCAVLLSDTAKASGVQPEVALTIPKRCNFANRPVGYKCGPYTLP, via the exons atggtATCTTCCATGAAATTTATCTGCATTCTTGGCATGATCCTCCTCGTCGGAGCTGTCGTTGACGGTGCAGGGGAGTGTGGTAGATCTTCGCCGGACAATGAGGCGATGAAGCTGGCTCCATGTGCAGGTGCAGCTCAGGATGCTAACGCCGCCGTGCCAGGAGGTTGTTGTGCTCAGATTAAGAGATTTTCTCAGAACCCTAAATGTCTCTGTGCTGTTCTTCTTTCCGACACGGCCAAAGCCTCAGGCGTCCAGCCTGAGGTTGCCCTTACCATCCCTAAACGCTGCAATTTCGCTAACCGCCCTGTTGGTTACAAGTGCGGAC CATACACACTTCCGTAA
- the LOC104791665 gene encoding probable proteasome inhibitor: MANSETVMAMIRLARPPFRNKHDKVAFAIHASFISSGYILTATGRPAFADDALSSSSSQDDVGIDGWNEFEGEYAFVYANPKKGSKKILVKCLAIDDKLVVDAIADGGAEPAHLEIKVEDYAQESNEGNYAAQFKNLDKLVTDLQSGIVDKLDEKPKPVSSRTQSSSETNEEPRPYVDMPNPLGPQIHPSGVVVPPIPGNGGYSDLFPGPGAGMYPGRGGFGDGSMLVGPGDPRFFPFGDGSDRPGFMGPPQPGVPPPGARFDPYGPPGVPGFEPGRFTRQPPRRPGGGHPDLEHYPGGSDFM, from the exons ATGGCGAATTCGGAGACGGTGATGGCTATGATCAGATTAGCTAGACCTCCTTTTCGAAACAAACACGATAAGGTCGCTTTCGCTATTCACGCTTCTTTCATCTCTTCCGGTTACATCCTCACTGCCACCGGACGGCCTGCCTTCGCCGACGAcgctctctcttcttcttcatctcagg ATGATGTTGGTATCGACGGGTGGAACGAATTTGAGGGAGAGTACGCGTTTGTCTATGCGAATCCGAAGAAAGGATCcaagaaaattttggtaaagTGTTTGGCGATTGATGATAAACTTGTTGTTGATGCCATAGCTGATGGTGGAGCTGAACCTGCTCATCTCGAGATTAA AGTTGAGGATTATGCTCAGGAGAGCAACGAGGGGAATTACGCTGCGCAGTTCAAGAATTTGGACAAGTTGGTGACTGATTTGCAGAGTGGAATTGTCGATAAGCTTGATGAAAAACCCAAACCTGTTTCTTCAAGAACTCAGTCCAG CTCTGAGACAAATGAAGAGCCTAGACCTTACGTTGATATGCCTAATCCATTAGGCCCTCAGATTCACCCCTCAGG GGTGGTAGTTCCTCCAATACCCGGTAATGGAGGTTACAGTGATCTTTTCCCTGGCCCAGGTGCTGGAATGTATCCTGGAAG GGGTGGTTTTGGGGATGGAAGCATGCTTGTAG GGCCTGGTGATCCTCGCTTTTTCCCATTTGGTGATGGTTCTGATCGACCTGGCTTCATGGGACCACCACAACC GGGTGTGCCACCTCCTGGTGCTCGTTTTGATCCTTATGGCCCACCTGGTGTTCCAGGATTTGAGCCTGGCCGGTTCACAAG GCAACCTCCAAGAAGGCCAGGAGGCGGGCATCCAGATCTCGAGCATTATCCCGGCGGTTCCGATTTTATGTAA
- the LOC104791667 gene encoding probable proteasome inhibitor produces MLVGPGDPRFFPFGDGSDRPGFMGPPQPGVPPPGARFDPYGPPGVPGFEPGRFTRQPPRRPGGGHPDLEHYPGGSDFM; encoded by the exons ATGCTTGTAG GGCCTGGTGATCCTCGCTTTTTCCCATTTGGTGATGGTTCTGATCGACCTGGCTTCATGGGACCACCACAACC GGGTGTGCCACCTCCTGGTGCTCGTTTTGATCCTTATGGCCCACCTGGTGTTCCAGGATTTGAGCCTGGCCGGTTCACAAG GCAACCTCCAAGAAGGCCAGGAGGCGGGCATCCAGATCTCGAGCATTATCCCGGCGGTTCCGATTTTATGTAA
- the LOC104791670 gene encoding universal stress protein PHOS32 produces MPKDRKIGIAMDFSESSKNALQWAFDNLADKGDTIYVIHTLPISEDEARNSLWFKSGSPLIPLAEFREPETMEKYGVKIDIACLDMLDTGSRQKEVHVVTKLYWGDAREKLVDAVKDLKLDSIVMGSRGLSALRRIIMGSVSSFVIQHAPCPVTVVKDNDSYKK; encoded by the exons atGCCAAAAGACAGGAAGATCGGGATCGCCATGGATTTCTCGGAGAGCAGCAAGAACGCTCTTCAATGGGCGTTCGATAACTTGGCAGATAAAGGAGACACTATATATGTTATCCACACGCTTCCAATCTCTGAAGACGAAGCTCGTAACTCCCTCTGGTTCAAATCCGGTTCTC CTCTCATACCGTTGGCGGAGTTTAGGGAACCAGAGACTATGGAGAAATATGGTGTCAAAATCGACATCGCATGTCTTGATATGCTCGACACTGGTTCGAGGCAGAAAGAG gtGCATGTAGTGACGAAACTGTACTGGGGAGATGCAAGAGAGAAGCTGGTTGATGCTGTTAAAGATCTAAAACTCGACTCTATTGTCATGGGAAGCAGAGGACTCAGTGCCCTTCggag GATAATAATGGGCAGCGTGAGCAGCTTTGTGATCCAACACGCGCCTTGCCCTGTCACAGTTGTCAAGGATAACGattcttacaaaaaataa